A window of the Gossypium hirsutum isolate 1008001.06 chromosome A03, Gossypium_hirsutum_v2.1, whole genome shotgun sequence genome harbors these coding sequences:
- the LOC121218437 gene encoding glutamic acid-rich protein, with the protein MARHLFQTQTTSSELPQLASKYKKHEESEYKQPKYHEEHPKHEKPEMHKEERQKPYKQHEEYHESHKSKKHEEYNKDKPDFPKWEKPKEHEKHEVEYLKIPEYKDKQDEDKEHKNEEFHESRESKEHEEYEKEKPEFPKQQKPKEHEKHEVEYPEITQYKEKQDKSKEHKDEECHESHESKEHEDYDEHTRGTHGRGTRGRGRGRRGIRAESFAYDTIPNLDTSETPVSPVTKTGAKSQNCAAGDDALSKEILRILERVAGANTGSGGRRSVTE; encoded by the exons ATGGCTCGACATTTATTCCAGACACAAACAACCTCATCAGAGCTGCCACAATTGGCTTCAAAATACAAAAAGCACGAAGAGTCTGAATACAAACAGCCAAAATATCACGAAGAGCACCCAAAACATGAGAAGCCTGAAATGCACAAGGAGGAAAGACAAAAACCCTACAAACAACATGAAGAGTACCACGAGTCACACAAATCGAAGAAGCACGAAGAGTACAATAAAGACAAACCCGATTTCCCCAAATGGGAAAAGCCTAAAGAGCATGAGAAACACGAAGTCGAATATCTGAAAATACCCGAGTACAAGGACAAACAAGATGAGGATAAGGAACATAAAAATGAAGAGTTCCACGAATCACGCGAATCGAAGGAGCACGAAGAGTATGAGAAAGAAAAACCCGAGTTCCCCAAACAGCAAAAGCCTAAAGAGCACGAGAAACACGAAGTTGAATATCCGGAAATAACCCAGTACAAGGAAAAGCAAGATAAGAGTAAGGAACATAAAGATGAAGAGTGCCACGAGTCACACGAATCGAAAGAGCACGAAGA TTACGATGAGCACACACGTGGTACTCatggacggggtactagaggccgaggtagaggccgtagagggatTCGAGCTGAGTCCTTCGCATATGATACGATCCCTAACCTGGACACTAGTGAGACACCGGTGTCACCTGTTACTAAGACTGGTGCTAAGTCTCAGAACTGTGCagctggggatgacgcactgtcaAAGGAAATACTGCGAATTCTAGAAAGGGTCGCTGGGGCTAATACTGGATCTGGAGGCCGTAGGTCGGTTACGGAATGA